A genomic region of Methanofollis fontis contains the following coding sequences:
- a CDS encoding DUF3821 domain-containing protein — protein sequence MSSTNRHVGGVFLICLVAVLFVASISAPAGARGAAISDVQPGDTIFVYEEGLDLSALRNAATGNPVTALQRFTDDNTAKGLIAEIPVPDDTDFDLIDASVGGNTGLYYAYSQADGLTGNRVYVRYPEVSIEAVLASPNHADRITGITIPVGTPIALRVVSPFVGTDYIAGTTHASVDIVVTTPGGAELTSFGGTNLANLPVTSPQFYTDDPGVGGPIVLDRLEEGAYQMQARWRTPQGFADSAADSNIITFSVGDRIGVDVTVVPTTPPTTAVPTTVPVTTAPTITTPPQTTTETPVTTEPTTVPVTTEPTPVPLSLFPVVGALCLAVLAVGRR from the coding sequence ATGTCCAGTACCAATCGTCATGTCGGCGGCGTCTTTCTGATCTGTCTCGTCGCTGTGCTGTTCGTCGCCTCGATCTCGGCACCGGCAGGGGCGCGGGGCGCCGCCATATCCGATGTCCAGCCTGGAGATACGATCTTTGTCTACGAGGAGGGGCTGGACCTCTCCGCACTCCGGAACGCCGCCACCGGAAACCCGGTAACGGCGCTGCAGCGTTTCACCGACGACAATACGGCAAAAGGTCTTATCGCCGAGATACCTGTCCCCGACGACACCGATTTCGACCTGATCGATGCCTCAGTCGGCGGGAACACCGGGCTGTATTATGCCTACTCGCAGGCGGACGGACTGACCGGCAACCGCGTCTATGTCCGCTACCCGGAGGTGAGCATCGAGGCAGTGCTCGCCAGTCCGAACCATGCGGACCGCATCACCGGCATCACCATCCCTGTGGGCACACCCATTGCCCTGCGGGTGGTCTCGCCCTTTGTCGGCACCGACTATATCGCCGGCACCACCCATGCCTCGGTGGATATCGTGGTCACCACGCCGGGCGGAGCGGAGTTGACCTCGTTCGGGGGGACGAACCTTGCCAATCTGCCGGTCACTTCGCCGCAGTTCTATACCGATGATCCGGGGGTCGGCGGTCCAATCGTGCTCGATCGCCTGGAGGAGGGAGCCTATCAGATGCAGGCACGCTGGCGGACCCCACAGGGCTTTGCCGATTCTGCAGCTGATTCCAATATCATCACCTTCTCGGTCGGCGACCGGATCGGGGTGGACGTGACCGTCGTGCCGACCACGCCCCCGACAACGGCAGTGCCGACGACGGTTCCGGTGACAACCGCACCGACGATCACAACACCGCCCCAGACCACGACCGAAACCCCGGTGACGACCGAACCGACGACGGTTCCGGTGACGACCGAACCGACGCCTGTGCCCCTCTCTCTCTTCCCGGTTGTCGGCGCCCTCTGTCTGGCGGTGCTGGCGGTGGGGAGACGCTAA
- a CDS encoding DUF7123 family protein, with the protein MADKKSIREQYNDTQNRIVLYLKSGIRKGKHYFKSKYIAKELGLSAKEVGTNLAILAEICDELEITRWSYSNSTTWMVSPRAA; encoded by the coding sequence ATGGCTGATAAAAAAAGTATCCGGGAGCAGTATAACGACACGCAGAATCGGATCGTACTATATCTCAAAAGCGGCATTCGGAAAGGGAAACACTACTTCAAGTCCAAATATATTGCCAAGGAACTCGGGCTTTCCGCCAAGGAAGTCGGAACAAATCTTGCCATCCTTGCGGAAATCTGTGATGAACTGGAGATCACCAGGTGGAGTTATTCGAACTCGACCACCTGGATGGTGAGTCCGCGGGCGGCATAA
- a CDS encoding GTP-binding protein, with the protein MDRPKLKLCVFGAFNAGKSTFIQSLDPATRHIEANCTGGTTTVALDFGRVEISDRMVYLFGTPGQERFEFVRQILSRGMDGAIIIVDSTAGPDEITADLSVWLNRLGVPVVFMLNKCDMPDSTPSRFAPLVGDASVHLISAKNGENVREALSAFVDTIAG; encoded by the coding sequence ATGGATCGGCCAAAACTCAAACTCTGTGTTTTCGGTGCGTTCAATGCCGGTAAATCCACTTTTATCCAGTCGCTCGATCCCGCTACACGCCATATCGAGGCGAACTGCACCGGCGGGACGACGACGGTGGCACTGGATTTCGGGCGGGTGGAGATCAGTGACAGGATGGTGTATCTCTTCGGGACACCGGGACAGGAGCGGTTTGAGTTCGTTCGCCAGATCCTTTCCCGCGGCATGGACGGCGCCATCATCATCGTGGACTCCACCGCCGGACCGGACGAGATCACGGCCGACCTCTCGGTGTGGCTGAACCGCCTGGGGGTCCCGGTCGTCTTCATGCTGAACAAGTGCGATATGCCGGATTCGACCCCCTCCCGCTTTGCCCCCCTTGTTGGGGACGCCTCGGTTCACCTGATCTCGGCGAAAAATGGCGAAAATGTCCGTGAAGCATTATCAGCGTTTGTGGACACCATTGCCGGGTGA
- the ade gene encoding adenine deaminase — translation MDPTIEAARGLAPADILVRDATLFNPFTCGWSETSFAVKDGTVIGTGEYEAAEVLDLGGRRVVPGLIDSHVHIESSLLTPGEYARCVIPCGTTTVVADPHEIANVSGAEGIEFMLSEATKTPLSLLVALPSCVPATPADVGGAVLSAEDLQRFSRRKGVIGLGEMMNVPGVLNGDPEVWKKMKVSGVRDGHAPLLSGKDLNAYICAGLQSDHECTSYEEALEKLQKGMYVMMREGSTERNLEALAPLLTPCTASRCCLATDDRHADMLVDRGHIDGCIRTLLGCGVPLELCLRAATLSAAERFGLSDRGAIAPGRRADFCVLENGEEFRVAETYILGRKYGDPGHRKTSCPAPQITCRMPTPADLKIDGSGPARVIGLVPGQIVTEALQADIECDAVPDTDADLLKCIVCDRYRGEGAGLGLVRGFGLRRGAIAASVSHDAHNIVAVGVTDDEIIRAVGEVIRARGGMVAVDGETVEVLPLPCGGLMAPAPYPEVVAALRRLGEVTAGMGAIDDPFMYLSFLALTVIPSLRVTPRGLFDGNLFADVPLFIEVS, via the coding sequence ATGGACCCTACAATCGAAGCGGCGCGGGGTCTGGCGCCCGCCGATATCCTGGTCAGGGATGCAACCCTCTTCAACCCCTTCACCTGCGGATGGTCAGAGACCTCCTTTGCAGTGAAAGACGGCACCGTGATCGGCACCGGCGAGTATGAAGCGGCAGAGGTGCTGGACCTCGGGGGGCGGCGGGTCGTCCCCGGCCTCATCGACTCCCATGTGCATATCGAGAGTTCGCTCCTCACCCCTGGCGAGTACGCCCGTTGCGTCATACCCTGCGGTACGACGACGGTCGTTGCCGACCCGCACGAGATCGCCAATGTCTCGGGGGCGGAGGGGATCGAGTTCATGCTCTCCGAGGCCACGAAGACGCCGCTCTCCCTGCTGGTCGCCCTCCCATCCTGCGTGCCGGCCACCCCGGCAGACGTCGGGGGTGCGGTGCTCTCCGCCGAGGACCTGCAGCGCTTCTCAAGACGGAAAGGGGTGATCGGGCTCGGGGAGATGATGAACGTACCCGGCGTGCTGAACGGTGACCCCGAGGTCTGGAAAAAAATGAAGGTCTCAGGGGTCAGGGACGGTCATGCCCCTCTGCTCTCTGGAAAAGACCTGAATGCCTATATTTGCGCCGGCCTCCAGAGCGATCATGAGTGCACCTCTTATGAGGAGGCGCTGGAGAAACTCCAGAAGGGCATGTATGTCATGATGCGTGAGGGTTCCACCGAGCGGAACCTGGAGGCGCTCGCCCCCCTGCTCACGCCCTGCACCGCATCACGCTGCTGCCTGGCCACTGACGACCGCCATGCCGACATGCTGGTGGACAGGGGGCATATCGACGGCTGCATCAGGACGCTGCTCGGCTGCGGCGTCCCGCTCGAACTCTGCCTGCGGGCGGCAACGCTCTCGGCCGCCGAGCGCTTTGGACTCTCCGACCGCGGGGCGATCGCTCCGGGCAGGCGCGCTGATTTCTGCGTTCTGGAGAATGGTGAGGAGTTCAGGGTGGCGGAAACCTATATCCTGGGCCGGAAATACGGCGACCCCGGCCACCGGAAGACCTCCTGCCCGGCACCGCAGATCACCTGCCGCATGCCCACACCGGCCGACCTCAAGATCGATGGATCGGGTCCGGCGCGGGTGATCGGGCTTGTGCCCGGCCAGATTGTGACGGAAGCGCTCCAGGCCGATATTGAGTGCGATGCCGTCCCTGACACCGACGCCGATCTCCTCAAGTGCATCGTCTGCGACCGGTACCGGGGCGAAGGTGCCGGCCTTGGTCTTGTCCGCGGTTTCGGGCTCCGGAGAGGGGCCATCGCCGCAAGCGTCTCCCACGACGCCCACAACATCGTCGCCGTCGGTGTTACGGATGACGAGATCATCCGGGCCGTCGGCGAGGTGATCCGGGCGCGGGGCGGTATGGTAGCCGTTGACGGCGAGACGGTCGAGGTGCTCCCCCTCCCCTGCGGCGGGCTGATGGCCCCGGCGCCCTACCCTGAGGTGGTGGCGGCTCTCCGCCGTCTCGGTGAGGTCACGGCGGGCATGGGGGCGATCGACGATCCCTTCATGTACCTCTCGTTCCTTGCCCTCACCGTGATACCCTCCCTGCGGGTGACGCCCCGAGGTCTCTTCGACGGCAACCTCTTTGCCGATGTTCCCCTCTTTATTGAAGTGTCATGA
- a CDS encoding methanogenesis marker 8 protein: MSDEHIIEAIGRARVVVRDGQVVEVGEPLIRSCPLAERFGRPVREMTKEAIRENIEERIRSFGMCTPDRKVLADPDFVLFGASELISCAIRNGLLDSAVIACDGAGTLVAQNPRLVQGVGGRMSGLVKTSPIPPVIERIEANGGRVLDPATAPIDQVKGVGLARDMGCRRVAVTVAGAAEAEEIRRLYPESIIVAVHTTGLSAKESERLVAVADIVTVCASLHLREAAGRVALLQGGAAIPVFALTQQGKDVILEKIRETDTPVYIKGERLPVSGGRQPEPLL; the protein is encoded by the coding sequence ATGAGTGACGAACACATCATCGAGGCGATCGGCAGAGCAAGGGTCGTCGTGCGGGACGGGCAGGTCGTCGAGGTCGGCGAGCCCCTGATCCGCTCCTGCCCCCTGGCCGAGCGGTTCGGCAGACCGGTGCGGGAGATGACGAAAGAGGCGATCCGGGAGAACATCGAGGAACGGATCCGCTCCTTCGGGATGTGCACGCCGGACCGGAAGGTGCTTGCAGACCCGGACTTCGTGCTCTTCGGTGCGTCGGAACTGATATCCTGCGCCATCCGCAACGGACTCCTCGACAGTGCCGTCATCGCCTGCGATGGTGCCGGCACTCTGGTGGCGCAGAACCCGCGTCTGGTGCAGGGCGTCGGCGGCAGAATGTCAGGGCTGGTGAAGACCTCCCCCATTCCCCCTGTGATCGAACGGATCGAGGCGAACGGCGGACGTGTCCTCGACCCCGCTACGGCGCCGATTGACCAGGTGAAGGGCGTGGGCCTTGCCCGCGACATGGGGTGCCGGCGGGTGGCGGTCACCGTCGCCGGCGCCGCCGAGGCGGAGGAGATCCGCCGCCTCTACCCGGAGAGCATCATCGTCGCTGTCCACACCACCGGGTTATCGGCCAAAGAATCTGAGCGTCTGGTTGCCGTCGCCGACATCGTCACCGTCTGCGCATCCCTGCACCTCCGCGAGGCGGCCGGAAGGGTGGCGCTCCTTCAGGGCGGGGCCGCCATCCCGGTCTTTGCACTGACGCAACAGGGCAAGGATGTCATTCTCGAGAAGATCCGGGAGACCGACACCCCGGTCTATATTAAGGGCGAACGCCTGCCGGTGAGCGGTGGGCGCCAGCCCGAACCCCTCCTCTGA
- a CDS encoding COG1361 S-layer family protein: MRLNLWIVLLIALLLPASACAADVDTYDAAAQVTVTDIAIDPAVLMEDDTATVTVTVQNTGTGSVAISRAALYGTDISVLNTGTYDSVGEIGAGTSKQFTFTVRADCADGIYYPSFYLDFRDAGSLRCPVPVTVQSNEVQISVMDIPDVFTADKKETVSLLVGNPRQNTVNGVTLTPSGEGIECTQSSVFIGNLAPDGSAEVSLDVSASQSTDLVLTVTYRNGINTHTEVLTLPIEVGISKTDPIMVVNNLEVTSSGSGYEVSGDVSNAGLEDAMSVIVTVGSPAKATDPYPMYVIGSLESDDFSSFEVTFSGQGLTSVPIVIDYKDRDGNDYQTTYTLDMNGGFASAGDNADASSVQASGFSGPGGGRGGMMMPGMSGAGFAGLPLLQIAGGIVVVIAAIVAWKKGLFSRARTALQNRRKKE, from the coding sequence ATGAGACTGAATCTCTGGATTGTTCTTCTGATCGCCCTTCTGCTGCCTGCATCGGCGTGTGCGGCAGACGTGGATACCTATGACGCCGCTGCACAGGTGACCGTCACCGACATTGCGATCGATCCCGCTGTTCTGATGGAGGACGACACCGCCACGGTGACCGTCACCGTCCAGAATACCGGAACAGGAAGCGTGGCCATCTCCCGTGCCGCCCTCTATGGCACCGATATCTCGGTGCTCAACACCGGCACCTATGACTCGGTCGGGGAGATCGGTGCGGGCACCTCAAAGCAGTTCACCTTCACCGTCCGGGCCGACTGCGCCGACGGCATCTACTACCCCTCGTTCTACCTGGACTTCAGGGACGCCGGGAGCCTCCGCTGCCCGGTACCGGTGACGGTCCAGAGCAACGAGGTGCAGATCTCGGTGATGGACATACCGGACGTCTTCACCGCTGATAAAAAGGAGACGGTCAGCCTGCTCGTCGGCAACCCGCGCCAGAACACGGTGAACGGCGTCACCCTCACCCCTTCGGGCGAGGGGATCGAGTGCACCCAGTCCTCGGTGTTCATCGGCAATCTGGCCCCCGACGGGTCGGCAGAGGTGAGTCTGGATGTTTCGGCCTCCCAATCCACCGACCTCGTGCTGACCGTGACCTACCGGAACGGGATCAACACCCATACCGAGGTGCTCACCCTGCCGATCGAGGTGGGGATCTCCAAGACCGACCCGATCATGGTGGTCAACAACCTGGAGGTGACCTCCAGCGGCAGTGGTTATGAGGTGAGCGGCGACGTGAGCAACGCCGGTCTTGAGGACGCCATGTCGGTGATCGTCACGGTCGGCAGTCCGGCGAAGGCAACCGACCCCTATCCGATGTACGTGATCGGTTCCCTGGAGTCCGACGATTTCTCGAGCTTTGAGGTGACCTTCAGCGGGCAGGGGCTCACATCGGTCCCGATCGTCATCGACTACAAGGACAGAGACGGCAACGACTACCAGACCACCTATACACTGGACATGAACGGCGGGTTCGCATCGGCAGGGGACAACGCTGACGCCTCTTCCGTCCAGGCTTCCGGTTTCTCCGGGCCGGGCGGCGGCCGCGGCGGCATGATGATGCCCGGCATGTCGGGTGCGGGTTTTGCCGGACTCCCGCTGCTGCAGATCGCCGGCGGCATCGTCGTCGTCATCGCCGCCATCGTCGCCTGGAAGAAGGGGCTCTTCAGCCGCGCCCGCACCGCCCTGCAGAACCGCAGGAAGAAGGAGTGA
- a CDS encoding ABC transporter ATP-binding protein yields MSSAPVISLRDVTRVYSIPAGDVVALDGVSLDIMEGEFVAIMGPSGSGKSTLLNQIGSLDVPTSGDLFIDGRNIREMNDDELTDLRRDTIGYIFQRFNLIPLLTLLENVEYPLILKYGRRDTSGRPAELLRMVGLEGSILEHTPNEISGGQQQRVAIARALVNDPQILLCDEPTGNLDTKTGEQIMEILTDLNRQGRTIIMVTHDPATAEYAHRTIVIRDGRIVS; encoded by the coding sequence ATGAGCAGTGCTCCGGTCATCAGCCTGAGGGATGTGACCCGGGTCTACTCCATTCCCGCCGGGGATGTGGTGGCCCTCGACGGCGTCTCTCTCGATATCATGGAGGGGGAGTTCGTGGCGATCATGGGGCCGTCGGGCTCCGGCAAGTCCACCCTGCTCAACCAGATCGGCAGCCTGGACGTCCCGACGTCGGGCGACCTCTTCATCGACGGGCGGAACATCAGGGAGATGAACGACGACGAACTCACCGACCTGCGGCGCGACACCATCGGCTACATCTTCCAGCGCTTCAACCTCATCCCCCTGCTCACCCTGCTTGAGAACGTGGAGTACCCGCTGATCCTGAAATACGGGCGGCGGGACACGAGCGGGCGACCGGCCGAACTGTTGCGGATGGTCGGGCTGGAGGGGTCGATCCTGGAGCATACCCCGAACGAGATCTCGGGCGGGCAGCAGCAGCGGGTGGCGATCGCCCGCGCCCTGGTGAACGACCCGCAGATCCTGCTCTGCGACGAACCCACCGGCAACCTGGACACAAAGACGGGCGAACAGATCATGGAAATTCTCACGGATCTCAACCGGCAGGGTCGGACGATCATCATGGTCACCCATGACCCGGCAACGGCGGAGTATGCCCACCGCACGATCGTGATCAGGGATGGGAGGATTGTCTCATGA
- a CDS encoding ABC transporter permease, with the protein MSNIVFDLALRNVRRHFLRSVLAAIGIVIGVIAITSLGMMGANMTLSITETLSANSDIIKVTPDSGGGGGMMMGPGGGSGSGSDEDEYIDDDQLKDIMQAASPNTVIPVYSEREDISVGDREGSATIYGLAEEDVPVFLTAANGTLLKSTSSALVGPGLVERYDIKIGSRIEIGDEDSDEGTSTVRVVGILEERGMTYDISTDNAIVVSDRWFTSFFGGEGEYDEVIIKMDDITEIEEVEEAIDDSLNRRDDEVTISDASGMLDSITSSITTLTSMMTGIGAVSLLVAAVSIFNVMMMSVTERIREIGILRSIGTRRSMVRRMFLYEAFILGVVGAGIGAVLSIFIGYLVVVGMVGTTAYFFTVDSLIYVPYGMAIGIVICVLSGVYPAWKAADLDPIQALATE; encoded by the coding sequence ATGAGCAACATCGTCTTCGACCTGGCGCTCAGGAATGTGAGGAGACATTTTCTCAGATCGGTGCTGGCCGCCATCGGGATCGTGATCGGTGTCATTGCCATCACCTCCCTTGGAATGATGGGGGCGAATATGACCCTCTCGATCACCGAGACGCTCTCGGCGAACAGCGATATCATCAAGGTCACGCCTGACAGCGGCGGTGGCGGCGGGATGATGATGGGCCCAGGAGGGGGCAGCGGATCGGGCAGCGATGAGGACGAGTATATCGACGACGATCAACTCAAGGACATCATGCAGGCCGCAAGCCCGAACACCGTCATCCCGGTGTATTCGGAGAGAGAGGATATCTCGGTCGGCGATAGGGAGGGCAGCGCAACCATCTACGGCCTGGCCGAAGAGGACGTGCCGGTGTTTCTCACGGCGGCGAACGGCACCCTGCTGAAGAGCACCTCGAGCGCTCTCGTGGGGCCGGGGCTGGTCGAACGCTACGACATCAAGATCGGGAGCAGGATCGAGATCGGCGACGAGGATAGCGACGAGGGGACGAGCACCGTCCGTGTCGTCGGCATCCTCGAGGAGCGCGGGATGACCTATGATATCAGCACCGACAACGCCATCGTGGTCTCCGACCGCTGGTTCACCAGCTTCTTCGGGGGCGAGGGCGAGTACGATGAGGTGATCATCAAGATGGACGACATCACCGAGATCGAGGAGGTCGAGGAGGCGATCGACGATTCCCTCAACCGCAGGGATGACGAGGTCACCATCTCCGATGCATCCGGGATGCTGGACTCGATCACCTCCTCGATCACCACCCTGACCTCGATGATGACCGGGATTGGCGCCGTCTCCCTGCTGGTGGCGGCGGTGAGCATCTTCAACGTCATGATGATGTCGGTGACCGAACGGATCCGCGAGATCGGTATCCTGAGGAGCATCGGCACCCGGCGAAGCATGGTGCGGCGGATGTTCCTCTACGAGGCCTTCATCCTGGGGGTCGTGGGTGCGGGCATCGGCGCCGTGCTGAGCATCTTCATCGGCTACCTGGTGGTCGTGGGCATGGTGGGGACGACGGCATATTTCTTCACCGTCGATAGCCTCATCTATGTCCCCTATGGGATGGCGATCGGGATCGTGATCTGCGTGCTCTCCGGCGTCTATCCGGCATGGAAGGCGGCGGACCTCGATCCCATACAGGCGCTGGCGACCGAGTGA
- a CDS encoding FHA domain-containing protein produces MRQDDGRHTLVVEKDQDFLDELSEYLDILGNPTRLRILKSIERTPKDIRTISREIETSYENTKKHVDKLLTVGVIRKEAGMSAPTAKGVHPVWKYSVIPGGLEAIIQNLGLFGNLQVTFGDSDLGPRIEEVLGRVAGEFGPKGAVAVVVGGPQDGQVFPILGESVAVGRADPAAEGTIDPERDIVLSDDYAAVTRISRPHCRIFRAGGGWQVEDRGSTGGTAVNSTRIGTGIRTGLRDGDIIDLGKGVKGARLVFKVMREEE; encoded by the coding sequence ATGAGGCAGGACGACGGGCGGCATACGCTGGTGGTGGAGAAGGACCAGGACTTCTTGGACGAACTCTCGGAATATCTCGATATTCTCGGGAACCCGACGAGGCTGCGGATCCTGAAATCCATCGAGCGCACGCCCAAGGACATCAGGACGATCTCACGGGAGATTGAGACCAGTTATGAGAACACCAAGAAGCATGTCGATAAACTCCTCACCGTAGGGGTGATCCGGAAAGAGGCGGGCATGAGCGCCCCGACCGCCAAGGGCGTCCACCCGGTCTGGAAGTACTCGGTGATCCCGGGCGGTCTGGAGGCGATCATCCAGAACCTGGGGCTGTTCGGGAACCTGCAGGTCACCTTCGGCGATTCTGATCTGGGACCCCGGATCGAGGAGGTGCTGGGGCGCGTGGCTGGCGAGTTCGGGCCGAAGGGGGCGGTGGCGGTGGTGGTCGGCGGACCGCAGGATGGTCAGGTCTTCCCGATCCTGGGCGAGAGCGTTGCGGTCGGCCGCGCTGATCCGGCGGCTGAAGGGACGATCGATCCCGAGCGCGATATCGTGCTCTCCGACGATTACGCGGCGGTCACCCGGATCTCCCGCCCTCATTGCCGAATTTTCCGGGCAGGCGGCGGGTGGCAGGTCGAGGACCGCGGCAGCACCGGCGGGACGGCGGTGAACAGCACCCGCATCGGGACCGGGATCCGGACAGGGCTCAGGGACGGCGATATCATCGATCTCGGGAAGGGCGTGAAGGGTGCCCGCCTGGTCTTTAAAGTGATGCGAGAGGAGGAATAA
- a CDS encoding serine/threonine-protein kinase, which translates to MRGAVWTVVVLFFSILLCSSPVMAAAEGGGGAGAAFRQHQDADSLAMFQSLLEGRENLSAALNETPGRAEFDPVRTPGGMNISDRDPGIMGPAMAVGGAYVIFLVTFGLSALALLLLSRSGERWSAGYRFSGGRAAALALGCCYGALALAIGLLSIPVFSFFSTSMMVGDLDPWSLIVAFLMVYGLLSSLVLAYGSFARQPRLLVQACHPLPPLAFAAIMLGTGLPAFRGLENDPLILVVVVLSVLLPYVHFRLLSRVPAAEGDEPPRRSAVTTVVGDLPATVRSAETFPPDLSERYMDPEIVGRGGMALVFRARRREDGETVAVKVPIRYDEVAGHCFMKEMNLWKGLSHENIVKVYAYNILPVPFVEMEYVGPSLAEVETPCPPAEAVRIISGVAAGLAHAHAGGLVHRDIKPGNILMAADGTPKITDWGLGKDLTESGETRFVAFSLDYSAPEQISPGRFGRPDARTDIFQTGVVLYELLTGRLPFAGEGIGGISVAILTTEPTPPSAVDPGLEAFDAVIARCLAKEQDRRYQSIGEFVSDLEGLG; encoded by the coding sequence ATGCGTGGAGCGGTCTGGACGGTAGTGGTTCTGTTCTTCTCCATCCTTCTCTGCTCATCGCCGGTCATGGCCGCCGCAGAGGGGGGTGGAGGGGCCGGGGCGGCGTTCCGACAACACCAGGATGCCGACTCTCTGGCGATGTTCCAGTCACTCCTCGAGGGCAGGGAGAACCTGTCTGCCGCCCTGAACGAGACCCCCGGCAGGGCGGAATTCGATCCCGTGCGGACCCCTGGTGGCATGAACATCAGTGACCGGGATCCCGGGATCATGGGGCCGGCGATGGCCGTCGGCGGGGCGTATGTCATCTTTCTGGTCACCTTTGGCCTCTCGGCGCTCGCCCTGCTGCTGCTCTCCCGCTCAGGGGAGCGGTGGTCTGCAGGATACCGGTTCAGCGGCGGTCGTGCTGCTGCCCTTGCCCTCGGCTGCTGTTATGGGGCGCTTGCCCTGGCAATCGGGCTCCTCTCCATACCGGTCTTCTCGTTTTTCTCCACCTCGATGATGGTAGGGGATCTCGATCCGTGGAGTCTGATCGTGGCCTTCCTGATGGTCTATGGGCTGCTCTCCTCCCTCGTGCTGGCCTATGGCAGCTTCGCCCGGCAGCCGCGGCTCCTGGTCCAGGCCTGCCATCCCCTCCCACCGCTCGCCTTCGCCGCTATCATGCTTGGCACGGGACTCCCGGCCTTCCGCGGGCTTGAGAACGATCCCCTGATTCTTGTGGTCGTGGTGCTCTCGGTGCTCCTGCCCTACGTCCACTTCCGACTCCTCTCACGGGTGCCGGCGGCGGAGGGCGACGAACCGCCCCGCCGGTCGGCGGTGACGACGGTGGTGGGTGACCTGCCGGCGACCGTCAGGAGCGCCGAGACCTTCCCCCCCGACCTCTCGGAGCGCTATATGGACCCGGAGATCGTCGGGCGGGGGGGAATGGCCCTGGTCTTCAGGGCACGGCGGCGGGAGGACGGCGAGACCGTGGCGGTGAAGGTGCCGATCCGCTACGACGAGGTGGCCGGGCACTGTTTTATGAAGGAGATGAACCTCTGGAAGGGGCTCAGCCATGAGAACATCGTGAAGGTGTACGCCTACAACATTCTGCCGGTGCCCTTTGTCGAGATGGAGTATGTGGGGCCGTCGCTTGCAGAGGTCGAGACGCCCTGTCCCCCGGCGGAGGCGGTGCGGATCATCAGTGGGGTCGCCGCCGGCCTCGCCCATGCCCATGCGGGGGGGCTGGTCCACCGCGACATCAAGCCCGGCAACATCCTGATGGCCGCAGACGGCACCCCGAAGATCACCGACTGGGGGCTTGGCAAGGACCTGACCGAGAGCGGGGAGACCCGCTTTGTCGCTTTTTCCCTGGATTATTCGGCACCGGAACAGATCTCGCCCGGTCGGTTCGGCCGCCCTGATGCCCGCACCGACATCTTCCAGACCGGCGTCGTGCTCTACGAACTCCTCACCGGGCGGTTGCCCTTTGCCGGCGAGGGTATTGGCGGGATCAGCGTCGCCATCCTCAC